The Candidatus Brocadiia bacterium genome includes the window CTTTTTTTAGTGACTCGATAATAGAAGATTTGCGGCTGCTATTAAGTCGAAGGTCCGGATGGTAAAACTTCGCTTGCCACCCCCATTGGTCTCCGTTTGGAAGAGTCAGGTAGAATTCAACCCCATCACCACCTCCACTATCATCTACAGGAGTAAATTCACCTTTATTGTCATATAAAGTTTTAGCTACCTGGTAACACAACTCCTCAAAGCTTTTCCATGGTGCTGTTTGGTATGCTTGCAATTTTCCCCAATCTATCATTTTATGGGCTCCTAATAACTAAGTATTGTGTCCAGCAGGGCGGAATTATTATTTATTTTTCAAATAGGCTTATTATAGCACTATTGTGAATTTAACAACAAAATTGGTTACAATTCGGTGTTTCCGTGCATGCTGGGTGGTATGTAGTAGATTCGTACTTTATAAGAACTATAAACCTTTTTTATTTGTAACTTCTGTAAACTTTCCTGCCAGAAAAATGTTATGTAAAAAGTTTGAAATTTGCCAATATTTTATCGTTAAAATGTTGACTTGAAATCATTAGAAGGTTGACTGGGCGTCCAGAGAGAGGGGAGGGTCTTATTACTAACGCGTACGTATATTGCAGCGAAAAACTATTATTTTCACCCCAATACGTTCTGCCAAGAATCGTCACCGGGGGGCTTGCTAATAACTCTCAAACAACCTTGCCGATTAATTTTCTCTTACTAAACATTGCGCATAAAAACCTGAGTACTTTAGCGTTTATTCGTCGTTGAATAAACAGAAAGGGGATGGGTATGCAGCGCACATCTCACAGTTTCACTTCCGGTTTGCTGGTCAAGACTGTTTTAGAGGTAATCATTTTTACGGTCTTCCTGTTTTATAGTACCAGCGGTTATACGCTCCCTCAGGATAAATCCGTCCCTGCCCAACCGGCTAAAAATAATTCCGAGCCCAATCCCGGCATGCTGGAAAACAGAAAAATCATTCTGGATGAGGTGTCCGACAGTCCCGACCCGTTTAATATCGCGGAGCACCAGGCCGTGACCATGACCGGGAAGTTCCGGGTCAGGCGTTCGGACGTGTTGGGCAGCCAGGGTGCGGCCGGCGAAAAGTTCGAATTCTTTGTCCGCTATACCTGGACCATCACCGATACGGTAACCGGCGCAATAGTCCGGAAGATAACCGACGAAACCGGGATAACCCCGCCTGGGAAAAGTGAAAATAACTATTTCTTCGTTACGATTCAGCAATCATGGAATGGGTTGGACCAGGCCAATAACCCCGCCGGTGAAGGAGTCTATAATTATTCTGTTTATGGGGAGCTTATCCGAAAGAGGATATTGCACGATAAATGTGCCAGCAAGCCGGGTGAACAGGATAAAAAAGAAGATCATAACCAATGTATAAAAGAAATTAAGATTGTTGGTATCAGTAATATTCTCTGGGGAATGATTACCGTTGTCACTGGCGGATCTGACACGACTCCGCCGCCGGTGCCGGCCCTGCTCAGCCCGCTAAACGGCGCGATTATCGGCACAAACCAGCCGACCTTTGCTTGGCAGGCGGTTTTTGACCCCTCCACGCCGGTTACTTACATATTAGAAATAGCGTCAGACTCTGGTTTTACCCAGAATGTCATCATCAAAACAGATATCGCATCAGCCACCTATAAACTCACGCCTGAAACCCTGGCCGAAGGCGCCTGGTATTGGCGGATCAGGGCGCGTGATGGGGTGGGGAATACAAGCCAGCCTTCAGGCGCATGGTCGTTTACCTTTGCGGTGGATCATCCGCCGGTTTTGACATCACCGGGCAACCAAAGCGTTAATGAAAACCAGCTCCTGACATTTACATTATCAGCCACAGACCCAGACGGTGATGCCATAACATACAGCGCGACCAATTTGCCTGCTGGCGCGTCGTTAAATGCAACTACAGGCACATTTGCCTGGACGCCTGATTATACCCAGGCCGGCAGTTACACGGTAACCTTTACCGCAAGCGCCAAGGGATTGTCGGATTCCAAGACCGTAACTATCACAGTAAACAATGTGGACAGGGCGCCGGTTCTGGCCTCACCGGGCAATAAGACCGTAGATGAGAATCAGCTCTTGACATTTACACTGTCAGCCGCAGATCCGGATGGTGATGCCATAACTTATTCAATGACCCCAGTGCCGACCGGTGTGACATTAAATGCCACTACAGGCGTATTTTCCTGGACACCAAATTATACCCAGTCTGGCAGCTATGAAGTGACATTAAAGGCCACAGCCAACAGCCTGGTAGACACGAAAACCATAACGATAATAGTGAATAATGTGGATAGGGCTCCGGTATTGGTCTCTCCGGGAAATCAAAGCGTGGATGAAAACCAGCTTCTGACCTTTAATCTGTCCGCGACAGATCCGGATGGAGATGTCATAACCTATTCCATGGCGCCTGTACCGACCGGCGCAGTGTTAAATGCCGGGGTGTTTACCTGGACACCAGATTATACCCAATCCGGCAGTTATGAAGTAACCTTCAAGGCAACGGCTAACGGACTTTCGGACACAAAGACTGTAACTGTTACGATAAATAATGTAGACAGAGCTCCGGTATTAACTTCGCCCGGCAACCAGACCGTGAACGAAAACCAGCTCCTGACATTTACATTATCAGCCACAGATCCGGATGGTGATGCGGTAAGTTATTCAATGACCCCGGTGCCGACCGGCGCGACATTAGATTCAGCCACAGGAGTATTCAGTTGGACGCCTGATTATACTCAGGCAGGTAATTACACCATAACATTCACGGCCACAGCCAATCTCCTGACCGATGCCAAGGTTGTAACTATTGCGGTAAATAATGTGGACAGGGTGCCGGTATTGACCTCGCCCGGAAACCAGACTGTCAATGAAAACCAACTCTTGACTTTTACGCTATCAGCGATTGACCCGGACGGCGATGCCATAACCTATTCCATGGCGCCGACCCCAACCGGAACGAATTTAAATGCGACCACAGGCATCTTTTCCTGGACACCGGATTATAACCAGTCAGGTAGCTACGAAATGACATTCAAGGCCACAGCCAACGGCTTGTCAGATACCAAAACCGTGGTCATAACGGTGAATAACGTAGACAGGGTACCGGCATTAACTTCGCCCGGCAATCAGGCTGTCAATGAAAGCCAGCTTTTGACCTTTACGCTGTCAGCCACAGACCCGGATGGTGACGCTGTAACTTATTCAATGGCGCCTGTTCCGGCCGGTGCGACGCTGGATGCCGCAACAGGCGTATTTTCATGGACGCCTGATTATACCCAGGCCGGCAGTTATGAAGTAACCTTCAAGGCAACGGCCAACGGCTTGTCAGATACCAAGACCATAACAATAATAGTGAATAACGTGGATAGGGCACCGGTTTTAGTTTCACCCGGAAACCAGGCTGTCAATGAGAGCCAGCTTTTGACCTTCACTCTATCCGCCACTGATCCCGATGGAGATGCGGTTGTCTATAGTATGACGCCGGTCATATCAGGCGCAACGCTTAATGTCGATACCGGTGAATTCATCTGGACGCCTGATTACACCCAGGCCGGCAGTTATGAAGTTACCTTTAATGCTACGGCCAACGGCCTGTCAGACACCAAGACCATAACAATAATAGTTAATAATGTGGATAGGGCTCCTGTATTAGCCTCGCCCGGCAACCAAACCGTGAACGAAAGCCAGCTTTTAACATTCACCCTGTCCGCAAACGACCCGGACAGGGACAGCATAACGTATTCAATGACTCCTGTGCCCACCGGTGCGATGTTGGATGCCTCAACAGGCGTATTTTCCTGGACACCTGGCTATACTCAATCAGGCAGCTATGAAGTAACCTTTAAGGTAACGGCTAACAGCCTGTCAAACACCAAGACCATAACTATCACGGTGAATAACGTGGACAGGGCTCCGGTATTGGTTTCTCCGGGCAACCAGGCTGTTAATGAAGGCCAGTTGCTCACCTTTACATTATCAGCCGCAGACCAGGACGGTGATACCATAGCGTACTCAATGGCGCCTGTCCCGGCCGGCGCGACGCTGGATACCGCAACAGGAGTGTTCAGCTGGACGCCGGACTATGGCCAGACCGGTAATTACACAGTGACCTTTGTTGCCGCGGCCAATGGATTAACGGATTCGAAGGTGATAATCATAACGGTAGGCGATGTGGACAGACCCCCGGTTTTGACATCACCTGGCAATAAAACTGTAAATGAGAACCAGTTCCTGACATTTACGCTGTCAGCTACAGACCCGGACGGCGATACCATATCTTATTCAATGACTCCTGCTTTAGCCGGGGCGACGCTGGATGCCGCGACAGGCGTATTTACCTGGACGCCTGATTATACCCAGGCCGGCAGCTATGAAGTGACTTTCAAGGCCACAGCCAACGGATTAATTGATACCAAGAATGTGACCATAATGGTAAATAACATAGACAGGGCGCCGGTGCTTGTTTCTCCGGGAAATAAGAGCGTTAATGAGAACCAGCTCCTGACCTTTACGCTGTCAGCTACAGACCCGGACGGGGACAGCATAACATATTCAATGACTCCGGTGCCGACCGGCGTGGCATTAGATGAGGCGACCGGCGTATTTGCCTGGACGCCTGACTATACCCAGGCAGGCAGTTATGAAGTAATCTTTAAGGCCACAACTAACAGCCTGTCAGACACCAAAACCGTGGTTATAACGGTGAATAACGTGGACAGGGCGCCGGTACTGGTTTCACCTGGCAATCAAGCTGTTGATGAGAACCAGCTCCTGACTTTTACTCTGTTTGCCACAGACCCGGATGGCGATGCGGTAACTTACTCAATGGTGCCTGTACCGACCGGTGCGGTGTTAAATGCCGGTGTATTTACCTGGACGCCTGACTATACTCAATCAGGCAGCTATGAACTAACCTTCAAGGCCACAGCCAATAGTCTGTCAGATACCAAAACCGTAACTATCACGGTAAATAACGTAGACAGGGCTCCGGTTCTGGCTTCGCCGGGCAACCAGAACGTGAATGAGAATCAGTTGCTGACATTTACACTGTCTGCTACGGATCCGGACGGGGATACGGTTGTTTACAGTATGATACCGGTTATAACAGGCACAGTACTTAATGCCGATACGGGTAAATTTATTTGGACACCTGATTATACCCAGGCCGGTATCTATGAAATAACCTTCAAGTCTGCAGCCAACGGTTTGTCAGATACAAAAACCGTAACTGTCACGGTAAATAACGTGGACAGGGCGCCGGTATTAGTTTCTCCGGACAATAAGAGCGTGAACGAGGACCAGTTTCTGACATTCACATTGTCTGCAACCGACCCGGACGGGGACAGCATAACATATTCAATGACTCCGGTGCCGACCGGCGCGACATTGGATGAGGCGACCGGCGTATTTGCCTGGACGCCTGACTATACCCAGGCCGGCAGTTATGCGGTGACATTTACGGCCACAGCCAATCTTTTGACCGACACCAAAGTTATAACGATAACGGTAACTAACGTGGATAGGGCGCCGGTATTGGTTTCACCGGGTAATCAGGTTGTTAATGAAACCCAGCTCTTGACTTTTACATTACTGGTTACAGACCCGGACGGTGATGCCATAGCCTACTCAATGGCGCCGTCACCGGCCGGAGCTGATTTAAATGCTGCTACCGGTATCTTTTCATGGACGCCGGATTATGACCAGTCTGGGAGTTATGAAATAGTTTTCAAGGTTACAGCTAATGCTTTGTCGGATACTAAAACAACGACTATTATAGTCAATAATGTAGACAGGGCTCCAGTTCTGGCTTCGCCCGGTAACCAAACCGTAAATGAAAACCAGTTATTGACTTTTGCATTATCAGCCACAGACCCGGACGGCGATGCCATAACCTACTCAATGACATCTGCAATTGTTAATACGGTATTGGACGAATCAACCGGCATATTTAACTGGACACCTGGTTATGATCAGGCCGGGAGCTATGAAGTAATCTTCAGAGCCACAGCCAAAAATCTGTCAGACACCAAGATTGTTACCATAACGGTAAATAATGTGGATAGGGCCCCGGTTTTGTTATCACCGGGTAATCAGGCTGTTAATGAGGGCAATTCATTGACCTTTATCCTGTCCGCGACTGATCCGGATGGGGAGGTTATCGTCTATAGCATGATGCCGATCATGACAGGAGTATTCTTTAATATCGATACCGGGGAATTAAGCTGGACGCCGGATTATACCCAGTCCGGCAGTTATGAAGTGACCTTTAAGGCTACAACTAATAACCTGTCAGATACTAAAACCGTGACTATTACGGTAAATAATGTGAATCAGGCGCCGGTATTGGTTTCGCCCGGTAACCAGGCCGTAAATGAAAACCAGTCCCTGATCTTTGCGTTGTCGGCTACAGATTTTGATGGCGATATGATAGCTTATTCAATGATGTCGATGCTGGCCGGTGCAAGCCTGGATCCGGTTACAGGCGTATTTTCCTGGACACCTGATTATACCCAGGCCGGCAGTTATGATGTCACATTTATGGCTACGGCCAACGGCCTGTCGGACAGTAAAACCATAACCATAACCGTTAATAACGTGGACCAGGCGCCGGCCTTAAGCATACCGGGTAACCAAATCGTGGATGAAAATCAGATCCTGATATTTACTATTTTTGCTGCGGACCCGGATGGTGATGTCGTGACCTACTCGATGGATCCGCCTGCTCCAGCAGGCGCTGTTTTGAATCCTGCTACCGGTGAGTTCTACTGGCAGCCCGACTATACCCAGGCAGGCAGTTATGAGATAACGTTTAGTGCTTTAAGCAACCTTCTTGGCGATACCAGGGTTATGACCATAGCGGTGAATAATATAGACAGGGCGCCGGTGTTGGCCTTCCCGGGCAACCAAGCCGTAGATGAAGGGCAGTCATTAACCTTTGCTGTAACAGCTGCTGATCCGGACGGTGATACGATAGCCTATTCAATGATGTCGATGCTGGCCGGTGCGAGCCTGGATCCGGTTACAGGCATATTTTCCTGGGCACCTGATTATACCCAGGCCGGCAGTTATGATGTGACACTTATGGCCACGGCCAACGGCCTGTCGGACAGTAAAACTATAACCATAACCGTTAATAACGTGGACCGGGCGCCGGTATTGGCATCGCCGGGTAACCAAAGCATGGATGCAAACCAGTTCCTGACCTTTACAGTATCAGCTGTAGATCCGGATGGCGATTTCGTAACTTATTCGATGGAGCCGAATCTGCCTGGCGCGGCATTAGACCCGAATACCGGCATTTTCAACTGGACGCCGGAAAGTTGGCAAGAGGGCAGTTATGACGTGACCTTTAAGGCTACGGCTAACGGATTATTCGATTTCCAAACGATAAATATCAAGGTTTTTCATCCGATAGCCCGGTTGGAAATCACCAACGTCCCGGTCCAGGCCATGGTCGGCCAGTGGATATTTGCGACTGTCAGGTATCTTGATGCCCAGAATCTTTCGGTTACGGTCACCGGTAGGACCGTGATGATTACGCTGATGGGGCCGGCCATAGACCAGAACTGTCAGCCTCTGACACCCACCTACAATCTGGAGTTTAACGATACGTCGGAAGTTACCACCACATTTGCTTTCGTAGCGCCTGGTATGCAAGGTATTTACGCAAGCGATGTGGCCAACCCGATGATATTTATGGATAACAAATCCGTCAATATTACAAATGCTCCGATGCTGGTGGCAAAGACCGGCGGTGACAATCAGCAGGGACTGGTTAATACCATGTTGCCAGATCGGTTTAGCGTTCGTTTGACCGACGCTTTCGGCAACCCGGTTCCTGAGATGTCCACCATCGAGTTCCAGGTCATCAAAGGCAGCGGCCTTTTTGCCGACCCGCCGTCCAAATCAGAATTAGAAAAGGCTTATAATGCCAACAAAGGTAAAACCCCCAAGGCCCCGGTAAAATCCGAACAACCCAAATCCAACGGATATCAATTGCCTTATGAAGCCACCGGCACCGAATTCCGGATCAAGGATAACCCCGTTTCGCCTAATCTCAAGATTACCTCCAGCCAGCCGATACATCTCTGGCTCACGGCCGTGGCTAACACTGTGTCTCTGCATATCGAGCCGGTTACTGGTTCCGCCGGCCAGGCCGATATCACCATCAACGGCATCGGCGATTTCTTTAAGACCACCGATACCATATACTCCCATCAGGATGGTGCATTCCAGAAATCATTTGATACTAGGAAGAAGCTCAGCTGGACCCAGGACCTCAGCGCCAAGCACCACGTTTATTTCATGGCAGCCAGGGGCACGATAGAAATAGGACAGAACACCATCCTGACAGCAGATATAATGGATAATATTGTCGTCACCGCCGACAATATTACCATCGACGGCAACGGCCACGCCATTACCAGCCCTATGCCGGGCACCGGTTACGGCATCTATCTTAACGGGCACAGCAATGTCACCATCAAAAACTTTTACATCTATAACTTCCAGGTTGGTATTTGGTGTGATGGCGGCGGGAATAACAAGTTCCTCAACAACCGCATTATAGACGCTATCGGTGGGTATTACTCAACTTATGGAATTGAGTTCACCGGATCTGTCAGCAACACGGTCAATAATAACAGGATTTGGAATACCAGCAGCGGTATCCATGTTTGTATGGATGCGGTTTCAAACATCCTGACCAACAACGAAATTACCCTTAAGTCAGGCGGAATGGATGGGATATGGTTTATCAATGCGAACAGTAATACCGTGGCCAACAACACGCTGACCAACGGACGGGGTATATGCCTGTACGCTCCCTGCACCGGCAATGCCATCGCCAATAATACCTTTTCCAATAATTCAGTGGCTATGGATATATGGGGTGCGTCCGATAACAGCATCCGCGGCAATATCATCAATAACTGCGCCGGATCTGCCGTTCAGGTCAAGCCATTTAATTCGTGGCCAGCTATCTATTACCCGCGCCATAACCAGATTGCCGAAAACGCCATGCAAAACAGCAACCAGGCGGCCATTTACCTGGAAAACTCTGATTCTAACTATATCAGCTATAACACCGCCAACTCGAATTATTACGGGCTCTACCTGTCGAATTCCTCCAATAATTACGTTTTTCAGAATAACTTTTTCTATAATTATACCCGTAACGTATGGTCTGATACGGCTACCGAATTATCGTTCAATAACCAGGGTAACTACTGGGGTCATGACTATTCACCTTATTTTATTCCGGGCGGAGATTCCAACCGGTCTGATGTGGTGGACAGCTACGCCCAGGGAAATCATGTTGTGGTTATGCAAAACCGCTGTGCTGTGACTGTCGGTACTATGGGCGATGCCGTTGCTTTTTGGCCATTCAAACTGGGCGAACTGGGCAACGATACCTGCGTCATCCAGGCCTATGCCCGGGGCATTAATCCTTTGATTCCGGAAGTTATTCCTGTCTTCTTTACCGTAAAATCAT containing:
- a CDS encoding putative Ig domain-containing protein, producing MQRTSHSFTSGLLVKTVLEVIIFTVFLFYSTSGYTLPQDKSVPAQPAKNNSEPNPGMLENRKIILDEVSDSPDPFNIAEHQAVTMTGKFRVRRSDVLGSQGAAGEKFEFFVRYTWTITDTVTGAIVRKITDETGITPPGKSENNYFFVTIQQSWNGLDQANNPAGEGVYNYSVYGELIRKRILHDKCASKPGEQDKKEDHNQCIKEIKIVGISNILWGMITVVTGGSDTTPPPVPALLSPLNGAIIGTNQPTFAWQAVFDPSTPVTYILEIASDSGFTQNVIIKTDIASATYKLTPETLAEGAWYWRIRARDGVGNTSQPSGAWSFTFAVDHPPVLTSPGNQSVNENQLLTFTLSATDPDGDAITYSATNLPAGASLNATTGTFAWTPDYTQAGSYTVTFTASAKGLSDSKTVTITVNNVDRAPVLASPGNKTVDENQLLTFTLSAADPDGDAITYSMTPVPTGVTLNATTGVFSWTPNYTQSGSYEVTLKATANSLVDTKTITIIVNNVDRAPVLVSPGNQSVDENQLLTFNLSATDPDGDVITYSMAPVPTGAVLNAGVFTWTPDYTQSGSYEVTFKATANGLSDTKTVTVTINNVDRAPVLTSPGNQTVNENQLLTFTLSATDPDGDAVSYSMTPVPTGATLDSATGVFSWTPDYTQAGNYTITFTATANLLTDAKVVTIAVNNVDRVPVLTSPGNQTVNENQLLTFTLSAIDPDGDAITYSMAPTPTGTNLNATTGIFSWTPDYNQSGSYEMTFKATANGLSDTKTVVITVNNVDRVPALTSPGNQAVNESQLLTFTLSATDPDGDAVTYSMAPVPAGATLDAATGVFSWTPDYTQAGSYEVTFKATANGLSDTKTITIIVNNVDRAPVLVSPGNQAVNESQLLTFTLSATDPDGDAVVYSMTPVISGATLNVDTGEFIWTPDYTQAGSYEVTFNATANGLSDTKTITIIVNNVDRAPVLASPGNQTVNESQLLTFTLSANDPDRDSITYSMTPVPTGAMLDASTGVFSWTPGYTQSGSYEVTFKVTANSLSNTKTITITVNNVDRAPVLVSPGNQAVNEGQLLTFTLSAADQDGDTIAYSMAPVPAGATLDTATGVFSWTPDYGQTGNYTVTFVAAANGLTDSKVIIITVGDVDRPPVLTSPGNKTVNENQFLTFTLSATDPDGDTISYSMTPALAGATLDAATGVFTWTPDYTQAGSYEVTFKATANGLIDTKNVTIMVNNIDRAPVLVSPGNKSVNENQLLTFTLSATDPDGDSITYSMTPVPTGVALDEATGVFAWTPDYTQAGSYEVIFKATTNSLSDTKTVVITVNNVDRAPVLVSPGNQAVDENQLLTFTLFATDPDGDAVTYSMVPVPTGAVLNAGVFTWTPDYTQSGSYELTFKATANSLSDTKTVTITVNNVDRAPVLASPGNQNVNENQLLTFTLSATDPDGDTVVYSMIPVITGTVLNADTGKFIWTPDYTQAGIYEITFKSAANGLSDTKTVTVTVNNVDRAPVLVSPDNKSVNEDQFLTFTLSATDPDGDSITYSMTPVPTGATLDEATGVFAWTPDYTQAGSYAVTFTATANLLTDTKVITITVTNVDRAPVLVSPGNQVVNETQLLTFTLLVTDPDGDAIAYSMAPSPAGADLNAATGIFSWTPDYDQSGSYEIVFKVTANALSDTKTTTIIVNNVDRAPVLASPGNQTVNENQLLTFALSATDPDGDAITYSMTSAIVNTVLDESTGIFNWTPGYDQAGSYEVIFRATAKNLSDTKIVTITVNNVDRAPVLLSPGNQAVNEGNSLTFILSATDPDGEVIVYSMMPIMTGVFFNIDTGELSWTPDYTQSGSYEVTFKATTNNLSDTKTVTITVNNVNQAPVLVSPGNQAVNENQSLIFALSATDFDGDMIAYSMMSMLAGASLDPVTGVFSWTPDYTQAGSYDVTFMATANGLSDSKTITITVNNVDQAPALSIPGNQIVDENQILIFTIFAADPDGDVVTYSMDPPAPAGAVLNPATGEFYWQPDYTQAGSYEITFSALSNLLGDTRVMTIAVNNIDRAPVLAFPGNQAVDEGQSLTFAVTAADPDGDTIAYSMMSMLAGASLDPVTGIFSWAPDYTQAGSYDVTLMATANGLSDSKTITITVNNVDRAPVLASPGNQSMDANQFLTFTVSAVDPDGDFVTYSMEPNLPGAALDPNTGIFNWTPESWQEGSYDVTFKATANGLFDFQTINIKVFHPIARLEITNVPVQAMVGQWIFATVRYLDAQNLSVTVTGRTVMITLMGPAIDQNCQPLTPTYNLEFNDTSEVTTTFAFVAPGMQGIYASDVANPMIFMDNKSVNITNAPMLVAKTGGDNQQGLVNTMLPDRFSVRLTDAFGNPVPEMSTIEFQVIKGSGLFADPPSKSELEKAYNANKGKTPKAPVKSEQPKSNGYQLPYEATGTEFRIKDNPVSPNLKITSSQPIHLWLTAVANTVSLHIEPVTGSAGQADITINGIGDFFKTTDTIYSHQDGAFQKSFDTRKKLSWTQDLSAKHHVYFMAARGTIEIGQNTILTADIMDNIVVTADNITIDGNGHAITSPMPGTGYGIYLNGHSNVTIKNFYIYNFQVGIWCDGGGNNKFLNNRIIDAIGGYYSTYGIEFTGSVSNTVNNNRIWNTSSGIHVCMDAVSNILTNNEITLKSGGMDGIWFINANSNTVANNTLTNGRGICLYAPCTGNAIANNTFSNNSVAMDIWGASDNSIRGNIINNCAGSAVQVKPFNSWPAIYYPRHNQIAENAMQNSNQAAIYLENSDSNYISYNTANSNYYGLYLSNSSNNYVFQNNFFYNYTRNVWSDTATELSFNNQGNYWGHDYSPYFIPGGDSNRSDVVDSYAQGNHVVVMQNRCAVTVGTMGDAVAFWPFKLGELGNDTCVIQAYARGINPLIPEVIPVFFTVKSFYDILPPPIMTSARVVTGTPYTLEGTSAKGYGYQVQVENYYMPATPVEVEPLSGKWKTWPMALTEGVYNFTMQTVDTINLQYSTVITDSFTVDMTPPGVTINSLLTNPTSIYSLNLSATATDTYTNITRAEYWIDSESNGKVEIIPIDGLFNSLTENFSYSIPTNSLANGMHVLYVRVMDAGGNWSIPAQATFIKDTTQPGISIPVVLPNPANGEITITANAIDTFTNIVQAEYWIDAQTDRFQMSAADGIFDNPNENLIATDALQGIADGSHTIFIRACDAAGNWSAFATGYFVKDATLPMVNMNVTLYYATANIVLNGYANDNLTGISQAEYWIDSQANGIIQLTPMDGLFGSLYESFNSPISILSLTNGPHTVYMRVRDAANNWSETVFADFIKDAESPVIPVASLNVTPDPSNIDPTVLATAIDTNSPIVYAEYWIDYYGPHYPMYATLPPFDSQTEDIGAILPAMADGQYYISVRAMDAAGNWSVPVTKQFMIDKTPPAGWIMINNYNPYVTSTNVTVTMGFTDFSGVTDVRFSEDGVNWGEWKLFSPVMAFTLTATSGDKTVWVEARDRAGSINRFSDNIYLALNAAVVELIQPYQEYSLVVTDANSSLYRAEIWIPGAITQPTWFAIATPQQVPPLPDNLVLLKAVQFQPVGINISSSISIKIPFDASLLQQYRRTEWDVRMIAYDSDLGQWVFLDNAYHGGNYLIGASVYTLASVYCAVISPIDRIELLNVPDQVKAGENISGTFIYVDKLDSPVMFTGSANLHLTGVIGPNGGSSGPADKTITFNSQIEQVADFAFAQPGVQRIDVTDTVDPAITAFKYITVTVGTPAVLTKISGDNQSGLAGTNLPGYFMTSLTDKFGSPVAGKGIEYKAVQGGGQFEDPPFLEQVRMIYDANKNANSGSSAVSKPSIKYANNGYSLPYEATGTEFILSDNPVSSGLKITSSAEIKLSVNAVTNTISIHIQPVQQTGGPATADMTISGLDPFYSSVTDTYYCYQDGYLARKFNITDTVHSWVQDISAGHHVYILPRKSTLYITQNTVLTQDLYDNIVVAADNITIDGNGHCITSPYSSLNTGYGIYLNGRTGVTIKNIDIYSFQTGIYMENSRNCSIDYNDIFSYQWYSPPQGYYPEGITLWNSISNVVSDNWTCGTINGILLYNGSSNNILANNNFSCSWQTGIIVENSPYNTLTHNMFFLGDGICVTGSDYTRIINNSMWDNNTAINIQSSHNIVKGNFIDGAGMGIRLEQDNLPCTDNRVLENTIQNSIIGIDIFRALDNYFSYNVIDLNQNGIDLMCAVPNHFFNNNIFYNYNYNVYSDQAIELSYQGQGNWWGHNSLPGFYLDGGIDQPYDSNQLTVVDRYPKLGFVTVMKDSILVTTDADGLAETYWPFKLGSESETNIIQAMLVEYYYDTNNVLPVFFNALVNIPAVVTTPATTSQRIISGTAAYPGATIYVMISGITYTTVADSSPAGNWTVNLPVAGLAAGTYPYQITVFANGWQIGLPVQGMITITSLAIEVTYPDQDDVVISDINNLYFTVSYTDLAYSVNPESFEALVNNCPVSDIFDKGVAEASYHPDTVNAYDKFIALYNVLQINARNELKVSIMNSAGHRVEAVRYFVLGSIPRPEPQPEPPIEIRLAIINGNGQSGIVGKCAQEPLLVMAYRVDTNAPIEGLQIVYDFENDNVGKLMEAPGYSSVTNQDGLAAMHFHYGDKPGLCIIKARVFGMDSITPVGFALEGYLPTIQIINTPPLIMNVTYWWHWSPSDGLPGAFKLKVIDQNGNGINNVEVSAKVTQVSSGADEPMATVLPPAQLTDVDGTAAFGLSCCNDVPLNIRFSLPEFIDPATNEPLFVQAGPIGFEPRDSDINIVYWTNHQIGVVNTPLSNKLMVIAEQPNPDPNSSSGAIPVDVEFKVLYGDGFFDGVPGKREVIKTSDSGFQAYVDYTFGTKSEPQVIEAKSLYNNAAVHFLIGPDMAKIVKETAVGSGQFEDSGYTGQSLVYDDDNNLITPAPELYRYIEKKTRDFGPTTTATIKGIDRCGALLNTTGAVAPFSQEITLNQVEVNYEYALYRSGPIVCTGQIMGGTTGAPRAELPGGQKLLQVISGGDFYVEGSGPDKNDVFGTEDIKFFAGPWYVNKGKSTFNQQNDGLIKYSVNNNVESVKFIVKDPSSDETEVFIEEIDLRTNPKKGKCWDGRTNQDNTTDKDIAPNYKGSDKSIRENWKYVDPAYGKPYTVEMYVREKDKAYSGKPDHKIQCLPVARTIYVYNSHDRLRPPPGAPDGTETRIDTEAAALQLAHLIDAQGNPKNYQGDVIGNSIFNRSLIGELVPSGHNVIVFYDFSDGLPFGGNITFEQIFERLTARGTLGSLGHTQLVQTSDDLWFEIMLNNRQQGYKTFKNIETKTNEPENDTIFLKLQGLHGLQVLLYHCYSAQSVGLTGLKDSLMKQIGQVINKAETINSGGVYGYQNGVWFDYGVVEGLTQRVRTLFIREANRNDFRSGDEPYIMWAAQEWSVFNRRQGLQEIADRTNEGVIIRLLYFDPRPENLPDNYQYFGPPYLDNR